In Limnobaculum parvum, one DNA window encodes the following:
- a CDS encoding rhodanese-like domain-containing protein, whose amino-acid sequence MEQVMQFVSNHPVLSIAWVGLLVAVIFMTLKTATSKVKDISNSDLTRLINSEDAVVVDTRTIDDFRKGHIVGAINLTPTDIKNGTLAVLDKHKERPVIVLCANGTSSKEPAEVLVKEGFTQVFTLKNGLSGWSGENLPLVRGK is encoded by the coding sequence ATGGAACAAGTTATGCAATTTGTTAGTAACCACCCGGTATTGAGTATTGCCTGGGTTGGCTTACTGGTCGCTGTCATTTTTATGACGCTAAAAACAGCAACATCTAAAGTTAAAGATATCAGCAACTCGGATTTGACCCGACTGATCAACTCAGAAGATGCGGTTGTTGTTGATACCCGTACGATTGATGATTTCCGTAAAGGGCATATTGTCGGTGCGATCAACTTAACGCCAACAGATATTAAAAATGGCACCCTTGCCGTTTTGGACAAACACAAAGAGCGTCCGGTAATTGTACTTTGTGCTAATGGTACCAGTTCAAAAGAGCCGGCAGAAGTGTTGGTAAAAGAAGGCTTCACACAGGTATTCACGCTGAAAAACGGATTGTCTGGCTGGAGTGGTGAAAACCTGCCATTGGTTCGCGGTAAGTAA
- a CDS encoding glycosyltransferase family 2 protein, with protein sequence MFPLSVCVLTFNSARLLQDVLLPLKEIADELIIVDSGSSDETLDICQQFGVTPVYRAYTTHGEQMNYAISLVSNQWVLCMDSDEIIDQKTVEEIKKIKNGTMPAPDMAFRISRHWFVLGKEVHNIYPVTSPDYPVRLFNRECVGFNNRPVDDAAEGYKKTTVIAGFVKHDTFFSIHEVFNKLNGYTTRLVKYKRVEPSLARGLFSAFGSFWKWYIFKNGWKDGKVGVVTGTYAVAYSFMKYLKAWYQNDDKKH encoded by the coding sequence ATGTTTCCTTTATCAGTGTGTGTACTAACATTTAATTCCGCGCGATTACTACAAGATGTGCTTTTGCCCCTAAAAGAAATCGCCGATGAGTTAATTATTGTAGATTCAGGAAGCAGCGATGAGACTCTGGATATTTGTCAACAGTTTGGCGTAACCCCAGTTTACCGCGCTTATACCACTCATGGTGAGCAGATGAACTATGCAATATCATTGGTAAGCAACCAATGGGTGCTTTGCATGGACAGCGATGAGATCATTGACCAGAAAACCGTTGAAGAGATAAAGAAGATTAAGAATGGTACAATGCCAGCGCCCGATATGGCGTTTCGAATTTCTCGTCACTGGTTTGTTTTAGGCAAAGAAGTCCACAATATTTATCCTGTCACCTCGCCAGACTACCCGGTCAGATTATTTAATCGTGAGTGTGTTGGCTTTAACAACCGCCCAGTTGATGATGCGGCTGAAGGTTACAAAAAGACCACAGTGATCGCCGGCTTTGTTAAACACGATACCTTTTTCTCTATCCATGAAGTGTTTAATAAACTGAATGGATATACCACCCGACTGGTTAAATATAAGCGGGTAGAACCGTCTCTGGCCAGAGGATTATTTAGCGCTTTTGGCTCTTTCTGGAAATGGTATATTTTCAAGAATGGCTGGAAGGATGGCAAAGTAGGTGTGGTTACTGGAACTTATGCTGTGGCTTATAGCTTTATGAAATACCTGAAAGCCTGGTATCAAAACGATGATAAAAAGCATTAA
- the envC gene encoding murein hydrolase activator EnvC: MKEAIFFTIHKLSGGSIVRIPKQDSARGVSTHRFSLCVICASLICAGALLSSYPCNADENNNQQLNSVLQDIAEKEKNVKLQQKQREDLNVQLKEQEKSIAQSSLILRKTQGALNNLGSEISTLNSNIKRLQKQQNAQQDYLAKQLDAAFRLGKSSELQLILESEESQRSERILAYYGYLNQARQKTIDELKETQTDLKQEKNKLQTKQTEQKTLLGQQKDEQVKLESVRQARKTTLSELDISIQADQQKLAELKKNESRLREQIAKAEREAKARAARELQEAEKLRVRQQQAQKSGSVYKTTEEERSLMARTGGLGRPTAQAMWPVRGQISHRFGEALQGELRWKGIVINAPEGSEVRAIADGRVLLADWLQGYGLVVVIEHGKSDMSLYGYNQSALVSVGSQVKAGQPIALVGTSGGQGEPSLYFEIRRQGQAVNPQSWLGK, from the coding sequence ATGAAGGAAGCGATTTTTTTCACTATTCACAAGCTATCAGGGGGGTCGATTGTGCGGATACCAAAACAGGACTCTGCACGAGGTGTATCGACTCACCGTTTCAGTTTGTGTGTTATTTGCGCCAGCCTGATCTGTGCTGGCGCACTTCTCTCTTCTTATCCTTGCAACGCTGATGAAAATAATAATCAACAGCTCAATTCCGTTTTGCAGGACATTGCTGAAAAAGAAAAAAACGTCAAACTACAGCAAAAACAGCGTGAAGACCTTAATGTTCAGCTTAAAGAGCAGGAAAAATCTATTGCTCAATCCAGCCTGATATTGCGAAAAACTCAGGGGGCCTTGAATAATTTAGGCAGCGAAATTAGCACCCTTAACAGCAATATAAAACGGTTGCAAAAACAACAAAATGCCCAACAAGACTATCTGGCTAAACAGCTGGATGCCGCTTTTCGTCTGGGAAAAAGCTCCGAACTTCAACTCATTCTGGAAAGTGAAGAGAGCCAGCGTAGCGAGAGGATTCTCGCGTATTACGGCTACCTGAATCAGGCTCGCCAAAAAACCATTGATGAGCTCAAAGAAACACAAACCGATCTGAAGCAGGAAAAAAACAAGTTACAAACAAAGCAGACCGAGCAAAAAACGCTGCTTGGCCAGCAAAAAGATGAACAGGTAAAACTGGAGTCGGTGCGTCAGGCTCGGAAAACAACCTTAAGCGAACTGGATATCTCCATTCAGGCCGATCAGCAAAAACTGGCCGAATTAAAGAAAAATGAATCTCGTTTAAGAGAGCAAATAGCCAAAGCTGAGCGAGAAGCCAAAGCCAGAGCAGCTCGAGAGCTGCAAGAGGCTGAAAAACTAAGAGTTCGTCAACAGCAGGCTCAAAAATCAGGCTCAGTGTATAAAACAACGGAAGAAGAGCGCTCTCTGATGGCTCGTACTGGTGGACTCGGTCGCCCGACAGCCCAGGCGATGTGGCCAGTAAGAGGGCAAATAAGCCATCGGTTCGGTGAAGCACTGCAAGGGGAACTGCGCTGGAAAGGTATCGTTATCAACGCGCCAGAAGGTAGTGAAGTTCGAGCCATTGCCGATGGACGCGTATTACTGGCTGACTGGCTACAGGGTTATGGCCTGGTTGTTGTTATCGAGCATGGTAAAAGCGATATGAGCCTGTATGGCTATAACCAGAGTGCACTGGTTAGCGTTGGTAGTCAGGTTAAAGCCGGTCAACCAATTGCGCTGGTTGGCACCAGTGGCGGTCAGGGAGAACCTTCGCTGTACTTTGAAATTCGCCGTCAAGGACAGGCAGTTAACCCACAATCATGGCTTGGAAAATAG
- a CDS encoding divergent polysaccharide deacetylase family protein, with amino-acid sequence MHPLLGLLCLSFTLCAAPARLAIVIDDFGYRKHNEEQILRMPAAISVAVLPNAPLSQEMAQKAYQSGHEILIHMPMAPISKQPLEPDTLRPGMSVEEIRRIIAQAIHNVPHAKGMNNHMGSAMTSDLGAMQLVMKTLSHYQLYFLDSVTIGSTKSTQAAEGTSVQVVKRKVFLDDDQSEAAVKKQFNQAVKMAQKNGSAIAIGHPHPSTISVLQQMLPQLPQDVVLVPVSHLLPSAPHRTYPTSEPKPVEVKAPEKPVVLPVALTHRCPAPESIEKINPQATYSTIKNIFGTSPAIWSIYSYLTYCSVAPQMAASSLPPAQKSPMRKRHLSI; translated from the coding sequence ATCCACCCGCTACTCGGTTTGTTATGCCTAAGTTTTACGCTTTGTGCCGCCCCGGCCAGACTGGCGATTGTCATCGATGACTTTGGCTATCGTAAACATAACGAAGAGCAGATCTTGAGAATGCCAGCAGCCATTTCCGTTGCTGTATTACCGAATGCGCCACTATCGCAAGAAATGGCGCAAAAAGCCTATCAATCAGGGCATGAAATTCTCATCCATATGCCAATGGCACCAATAAGTAAACAACCTCTGGAACCAGATACACTACGCCCTGGTATGAGTGTGGAAGAAATTCGGCGTATTATTGCTCAAGCCATACACAACGTTCCCCATGCAAAAGGAATGAATAACCATATGGGCAGCGCCATGACCTCTGATTTAGGTGCTATGCAACTGGTGATGAAAACCCTGAGCCACTATCAACTTTACTTTCTCGATAGTGTGACCATCGGCAGCACCAAATCGACACAGGCTGCGGAGGGAACTTCCGTTCAGGTAGTCAAAAGAAAAGTCTTTCTGGATGATGACCAAAGTGAAGCCGCAGTGAAAAAGCAATTTAATCAAGCAGTGAAAATGGCACAAAAAAATGGTTCAGCCATTGCTATTGGCCATCCTCATCCATCTACCATTAGCGTGTTGCAACAAATGCTGCCGCAGTTACCGCAGGACGTGGTATTAGTGCCTGTCAGCCACTTATTACCATCGGCACCACATCGAACCTATCCAACGAGTGAGCCTAAACCCGTTGAAGTGAAGGCACCAGAAAAACCAGTGGTGCTCCCTGTCGCTCTGACTCATCGCTGCCCGGCACCTGAATCGATTGAGAAAATCAATCCACAAGCTACCTATAGCACCATAAAAAATATTTTTGGAACATCACCGGCAATATGGTCAATCTACTCTTATCTGACCTATTGTAGCGTCGCGCCACAAATGGCCGCGTCCTCATTACCACCAGCCCAAAAATCACCAATGAGAAAACGTCATCTAAGCATATGA
- the secB gene encoding protein-export chaperone SecB yields the protein MSEQSNPEMAFQIQRIYTKDVSFEAPAAPLIFQQEWEPQVKLDLDTASSQLGDGVFEVVLRVTATAMLGEDTAFLCEVQQAGIFSITGLDDSQMAHCLGAYCPNILFPYARECVSALVSRGSFPQLNLAPVNFDALFMNYLQQQAEAEQGAVPHQDA from the coding sequence ATGTCAGAACAAAGCAACCCAGAAATGGCGTTTCAAATTCAACGCATTTATACCAAAGACGTCTCTTTTGAAGCGCCTGCTGCACCACTGATTTTTCAGCAGGAGTGGGAGCCTCAGGTTAAGCTAGATTTAGATACGGCTTCCAGTCAACTGGGTGATGGTGTATTTGAAGTTGTTTTACGCGTTACAGCAACCGCTATGCTGGGTGAAGATACTGCATTTTTATGTGAAGTTCAGCAGGCAGGTATCTTTAGCATTACTGGTCTGGATGATTCTCAGATGGCTCACTGTCTGGGTGCATACTGCCCGAATATTCTGTTCCCTTATGCTCGCGAATGTGTCTCTGCATTGGTTTCTCGCGGTAGTTTCCCGCAATTGAATTTGGCGCCAGTTAACTTTGATGCGCTGTTCATGAACTATCTGCAGCAGCAAGCCGAAGCTGAGCAAGGCGCTGTGCCGCATCAGGACGCGTAA
- the gpmM gene encoding 2,3-bisphosphoglycerate-independent phosphoglycerate mutase: protein MSSTKKPMVLVILDGYGYREEQQDNAIVNAKKPVMDNLWKNHPHTLIAASGLDVGLPDGQMGNSEVGHVNLGAGRIVYQDLTRLDKEIKDGDFFTNKVLTSAIDSAVAANKAVHIMGLMSPGGVHSHEDHILAMIELAAKRGAKTVYLHAFLDGRDTPPRSAQSTLKRFTQEFERLGCGRIASIVGRYYAMDRDNRWDRVQLAYDLMTDAKGEFTAEDAVSGLQAAYSRDENDEFVKPTVIQKSGEPSAAMQDGDALIFMNFRADRARQITRTFINPDFDGFKRNKVVKFSEFVMLTEYAADIKAACAYPPDSLTNTFGEWLMKHDKTQLRISETEKYAHVTFFYNGGVEDPFTGEDRILVNSPKVATYDLQPEMSSAELTEKLVAAIESGKYDAIICNYPNGDMVGHTGIYEAAIKAVETLDACVGQVVAAVEKVGGQLLVTADHGNAEQMRDPATGQAHTAHTSLPVPLIYVGKPAQVIEGGKLSDLAPTMLSLMGMEIPQEMTGKPLFIVK, encoded by the coding sequence ATGTCGAGCACAAAAAAACCCATGGTTCTAGTGATTCTTGATGGCTATGGCTACCGAGAAGAGCAGCAGGATAACGCTATTGTTAATGCTAAAAAACCGGTGATGGATAATCTGTGGAAGAACCACCCACATACGCTCATTGCCGCATCAGGCCTAGATGTAGGTTTACCCGATGGCCAAATGGGTAACTCCGAAGTTGGTCATGTGAATCTGGGTGCCGGACGCATCGTTTATCAAGACCTAACTCGCCTAGACAAAGAGATTAAAGACGGTGATTTCTTTACCAACAAGGTATTAACCTCCGCTATTGATAGCGCGGTTGCAGCAAATAAAGCTGTTCATATCATGGGCCTGATGTCCCCTGGTGGCGTTCACAGCCATGAAGACCATATTCTGGCGATGATTGAATTAGCCGCAAAGCGTGGCGCAAAAACCGTATATCTTCATGCATTCTTGGATGGTCGCGACACCCCACCCCGTAGTGCGCAATCAACACTGAAACGATTCACCCAAGAATTTGAGAGATTGGGCTGCGGTCGCATCGCTTCCATCGTAGGCCGTTACTATGCAATGGACCGTGATAACCGCTGGGATCGTGTACAGCTTGCCTATGATCTGATGACTGATGCCAAAGGTGAGTTCACCGCAGAAGATGCCGTTTCAGGATTACAGGCTGCATACAGCCGTGATGAAAACGATGAATTTGTTAAGCCTACGGTTATTCAAAAATCAGGTGAGCCCTCTGCGGCGATGCAGGATGGTGATGCGCTCATTTTTATGAATTTCCGCGCTGACCGTGCTCGTCAAATCACTCGTACCTTTATCAATCCTGACTTTGACGGATTTAAACGTAATAAAGTGGTTAAGTTCAGCGAGTTTGTGATGCTGACTGAATACGCTGCGGATATTAAAGCAGCATGTGCCTACCCACCAGATTCACTCACCAATACCTTTGGTGAATGGCTGATGAAACATGATAAGACTCAGTTACGCATCTCTGAAACTGAGAAATATGCTCACGTCACATTTTTCTATAATGGTGGCGTAGAAGATCCATTCACTGGTGAAGATCGCATTCTGGTGAATTCACCTAAAGTTGCGACCTACGATTTACAGCCAGAAATGAGTTCCGCAGAGCTGACCGAGAAGTTAGTTGCGGCTATTGAAAGCGGTAAATATGACGCCATTATCTGTAACTATCCTAACGGTGATATGGTTGGCCATACCGGTATATATGAAGCTGCAATTAAAGCGGTAGAAACGCTGGATGCTTGCGTTGGTCAAGTGGTTGCTGCCGTTGAAAAAGTCGGTGGACAGTTACTGGTTACCGCCGACCACGGTAATGCTGAACAGATGCGCGATCCGGCAACGGGTCAGGCCCATACGGCACATACCAGCCTGCCTGTGCCATTGATTTATGTAGGAAAGCCAGCGCAGGTAATCGAAGGCGGCAAACTGTCTGACCTCGCACCAACCATGCTCAGCCTGATGGGAATGGAAATTCCACAAGAGATGACTGGTAAGCCGCTGTTCATCGTGAAATAA